In one Silene latifolia isolate original U9 population chromosome 10, ASM4854445v1, whole genome shotgun sequence genomic region, the following are encoded:
- the LOC141604819 gene encoding uncharacterized protein LOC141604819 isoform X1, which yields MKQLMRNNNNNNRDDKDVFEFDEDEFPDGCDHWSKIRAKFSNPNSKNHDVSEPVIQIKEVLTVTLDDNDHYCTDDIPADALDSAHKAGLKESEDLYSMSDRVVKQSSGFIDCNAEQKVSPCCRQIRDSTPLELFPRNGHVCTMIPDSPCCDDPVYFGDSDENDVVQESPSSTPTSELEEDNVAAVGQAQCQSVGGLEMKKMSENTYCGGLTPFRPLRPSYSTAHNLNSTQQPPRDIPPAASTTPAPRQQPASTISHHTTAASSSTSSHQAATAEGNQQTDSSQQHQQRNEHVFLRKRMKKRLTTSLDTTPCEEDDVIPSPVIQPKQKRLTNLEKNQICQSMTLNFQGRKLKHGLINQLSTDYGVTRVTISRIWKMVRTQVKGGQVVNLNRKYKGSISRYKGSISKSKQKRLTNLEKNQICQSMTLNFQGGKLKHGLINQLSTDYGVTRVTISRIWKMVRTQVKGGQVVNLNRKYKGSISRYKGSISKYKGKGSISKYKGSISKYKGSISTRVIDSKKGVMETIIVRTDYVTYGDKYFPASLILFSKDSVKIKARTVEEESADSSSDWKIDDILKIETQWSSTTVAKVRILLLANNDVHVEIANGTSGNELVEFLASNWSEHQEQIMSLDVRYNALLSMGINMQNCNGDVVPYEDYEYSSDPYIPNFEEPFEEVVYPKGERDAVSVRKSDVDLLLPDVFINDTIIDFYITYLKNGIPHERRDNFHFFSCFFFRKLADLDKNPSSVFDGKAAFQRVQRWTRKINIFEKDYIFIPVNYNLHWSLIILCHPGEVANFNDENINEALKVPCILHMDSIRGSHAGLKDHFQSYLLEEWKERQKETSEDVYLKFLDLRFLSLELPQQENYSDCGLFLLHYAELFINEAPQNFSPFRINKFDHFLRPNWFIPAEASLKRVYIQRLIHELLKSLSHECASPPKNDFSHSPALPVNKENDDGIEIISEKESLDKSWKGSSLYSQSVQGMDMSVLDMPIYRPSHRVNSSGLGMTELLEQQSQRYDRGASLGQLGFSTSTIREEEGNEHLIHSIMGQTGHQPTDQVGDSHMNCSSRDFDQTISWNSDSSYQVEPEDLSSSSESHSCDDSSDTRILEFANGIQSIDPCSNENTDLSKENMNSPEGFASASSDMMETPAEDSQELAEKYGSHDQDDPSLSNPEHEVEGSQELVSISLSGVDDKLAVEDGKTEDDEVVAAADVDNLVVEDSESEDDEILMGADADNLAVEHSKSEDDEIVTGADRVVEDSPDKPRPAKRLRVSPSPDEEDRV from the exons ATGAAGCAATTAAtgcgtaataataataataataatcgagaCGATAaagatgtgtttgagtttgatgAAGATGAATTTCCTGATGGTTGTGATCATTGGTCGAAAATCCGTGCTAAATTTTCAAACCCTAATTCCAAGAATCACG acGTATCTGAGCCTGTCATTCAGATCAAGGAAGTCCTAACGGTTACACTTGATGATAATGATCACTATTGCACAGATGATATCCCAGCTGATGCTCTAGATTCAGCACATAAAGCTGGCCTCAAAGAATCAGAGGATCTCTATTCAATGTCAGACAGGGTTGTAAAACAGAGTTCTGGATTTATTGACTGCAATGCCGAACAGAAAGTTTCACCCTGTTGTAGGCAAATTAGAGATTCCACTCCACTTGAACTTTTCCCTAGAAATGGTCACGTTTGCACTATGATCCCAGACTCTCCATGCTGT GACGACCCGGTTTATTTTGGAGATTCTGATGAAAATGATGTGGTTCAGGAGAGTCCCTCTTCCACTCCTACTTCTGAGCTGGAAGAGGATAATG TTGCAGCTGTTGGACAAGCTCAGTGCCAATCAGTTGGCGGTTTGGAAATG AAAAAAATGTCAGAAAATACATATTGTGGTGGTCTAACCCCATTTAGACCACTAAGACCATCCTACTCAACCGCACATAATCTAAACTCCACACAGCAGCCACCACGAGACATACCACCAGCAGCTTCTACCACACCAGCACCAAGACAGCAACCTGCATCCACCATCAGCCACCACACAACAGCCGCCAGCAGCAGCACAAGCAGCCATCAAGCAGCAACAGCAGAGGGCAACCAACAGACAGACAGCAGTCAACAACACCAACAAAGAAATGAACATGTATTTTTAAGAAAACGGATGAAAAAACGGCTTACCACTTCCTTGGATACAACGCCATGTGAGGAGGATGATGTTATTCCATCACCAGTCATTCAGCCTAAGCAAAAAAGGCTCACAAACTTGGAAAAAAATCAGATTTGTCAAAGTATGACGTTAAACTTCCAAGGTAGAAAACTCAAACATGGTTTAATTAATCAATTGAGTACTGATTATGGTGTCACAAGAGTCACCATTAGCAGAATTTGGAAAATGGTGCGCACACAAGTCAAAGGTGGTCAAGTGGTTAATCTTAACAGAAAGTACAAAGGCTCGATATCAAGATACAAAGGCTCGATATCAAAGTCTAAGCAAAAAAGGCTCACAAACTTGGAAAAAAATCAGATTTGTCAAAGTATGACGTTAAACTTCCAAGGTGGAAAACTCAAACATGGTTTAATTAATCAATTGAGTACTGATTATGGTGTCACAAGAGTCACCATTAGCAGAATTTGGAAAATGGTGCGCACACAAGTCAAAGGTGGTCAAGTGGTTAATCTTAACAGAAAGTACAAAGGCTCGATATCAAGATACAAAGGCTCGATATCAAAGTACAAAGGAAAAGGCTCGATATCAAAGTACAAAGGCTCGATATCGAAGTACAAAGGCTCGATATCAACACGAGTCATCGACTCGAAAAAG GGTGTAATGGAAACTATAATTGTTCGCACCGATTATGTTACATACGGTGACAAATATTTTCCAGCATCCCTGATATTGTTCTCAAAAGATTCAGTAAAAATTAAGGCACGGACAGTGGAAGAGGAGTCAGCAGATTCTAGCTCTGACTGGAAAATTGATGATATTCTTAAAATCGAGACTCAGTGGAGTAGCACG ACTGTCGCAAAAGTGAGGATCCTACTGTTGGCAAATAACGATGTGCATGTAGAAATTGCAAATGGAACCTCAG GTAATGAATTGGTGGAATTTTTGGCTTCCAATTGGTCTGAGCATCAAGAGCAGATTATGTCATTGGATGTGAGATATAATGCTCTTTTGAGCATGGGGATTAA CATGCAAAATTGCAATGGAGATGTAGTTCCATATGAGGATTATGAGTATTCTTCTGATCCTTACATTCCCAA TTTCGAGGAGCCTTTCGAAGAAGTTGTCTATCCGAAAGGTGAAAGGGATGCTGTGTCTGTCAGAAAGAGTGATGTTGATCTATTGCTGCCCGACGTCTTCATTAATGATACAATTATTGACTTCTACATCAC GTACTTAAAGAATGGAATTCCTCATGAACGACGggataattttcatttttttagttGCTTCTTCTTCCGAAAGCTGGCCGATCTAGATAAAAACCCTTCCAGTGTTTTTGACGGCAAGGCTGCTTTTCAGCGCGTTCAACGGTGGACAaggaaaataaatatttttgagaAGGACTACATATTCATTCCAGTTAACTACAA TCTACACTGGAGTTTAATAATCTTATGTCATCCTGGTGAAGTTGCCAACTTCAATG ATGAAAACATTAATGAAGCTTTAAAGGTTCCATGTATATTGCATATGGATTCTATCAGAGGAAGTCACGCAGGGTTGAAGGATCATTTTCAGAG TTATCTATTGGAAGAGTGGAAAGAAAGGCAAAAGGAGACTTCCGAGGATGTCTATTTAAAATTTTTAGATCTACGGTTTCTTTCACTTGAG CTGCCACAGCAAGAGAATTACTCCGATTGTGGTCTCTTCTTACTTCATTATGCTGAACTTTTTATTAATGAAGCACCTCAGAACTTCAGTCCATTTCGAATCAACAAGTTTGACCATTTT CTAAGGCCGAACTGGTTTATCCCTGCCGAAGCATCTCTTAAGCGTGTCTATATCCAGAGGTTGATACATGAACTTCTGAAAAGTCTCTCCCATGAATGTGCTTCACCTCCTAAAAACGATTTCTCACATTCACCAGCATTGCCAGTAAATAAAGAAAATGACGATGGCATAGAAATTATATCTGAGAAAGAAAGCCTAGATAAATCTTGGAAGGGAAGTTCTTTGTATTCGCAATCAGTTCAGGGAATGGACATGAGTGTGCTTGATATGCCAATATATAGGCCGTCTCATCGTGTCAATAGCTCAGGATTGGGTATGACAGAGCTCCTTGAGCAGCAGAGTCAACGTTATGATCGAGGAGCATCCCTTGGGCAGCTAGGATTTTCTACGTCAACCATCAGG GAGGAAGAAGGCAATGAGCATCTCATTCATTCCATTATGGGCCAAACTGGACATCAGCCAACTGACCAAGTGGGAGATTCTCATATGAATTGTTCATCTAGAGATTTTGATCAAACAATTTCTTGGAACTCGGATTCGTCGTATCAAGTGGAACCCGAGGATCTTTCATCATCCTCGGAATCTCATTCTTGTGACGATTCTTCAGACACTAGGATACTTGAATTTGCCAATGGAATACAAAGTATAGATCCATGTTCAAATGAGAATACGGATCTATCAAAGGAAAATATGAATAGTCCAGAAGGCTTTGCTTCTGCCTCCAGTGATATGATGGAGACCCCAGCCGAAGACTCTCAAGAATTAGCCGAGAAGTATGGAAGCCACGATCAGGACGACCCATCTCTCTCCAACCCAGAACATGAGGTTGAGGGTTCACAAGAACTCGTATCTATTTCACTTTCAGGTGTCGACGATAAGTTGGCAGTTGAGGATGGTAAAACTGAGGATGATGAAGTTGTTGCAGCTGCTGACGTAGATAATTTGGTAGTCGAGGACAGTGAAAGTGAGGATGATGAAATTCTTATGGGTGCTGACGCAGATAATTTGGCAGTCGAGCACAGTAAAAGTGAGGATGATGAAATTGTTACGGGTGCTGACAGGGTAGTTGAGGATTCTCCAGATAAGCCAAGACCTGCAAAAAGATTGCGGGTTTCACCATCACCTGACGAGGAAGACCGTGTATGA
- the LOC141604819 gene encoding putative ubiquitin-like-specific protease 2B isoform X8, whose translation MKQLMRNNNNNNRDDKDVFEFDEDEFPDGCDHWSKIRAKFSNPNSKNHDDIPADALDSAHKAGLKESEDLYSMSDRVVKQSSGFIDCNAEQKVSPCCRQIRDSTPLELFPRNGHVCTMIPDSPCCDDPVYFGDSDENDVVQESPSSTPTSELEEDNVAAVGQAQCQSVGGLEMGVMETIIVRTDYVTYGDKYFPASLILFSKDSVKIKARTVEEESADSSSDWKIDDILKIETQWSSTTVAKVRILLLANNDVHVEIANGTSGNELVEFLASNWSEHQEQIMSLDVRYNALLSMGINMQNCNGDVVPYEDYEYSSDPYIPNFEEPFEEVVYPKGERDAVSVRKSDVDLLLPDVFINDTIIDFYITYLKNGIPHERRDNFHFFSCFFFRKLADLDKNPSSVFDGKAAFQRVQRWTRKINIFEKDYIFIPVNYNLHWSLIILCHPGEVANFNDENINEALKVPCILHMDSIRGSHAGLKDHFQSYLLEEWKERQKETSEDVYLKFLDLRFLSLELPQQENYSDCGLFLLHYAELFINEAPQNFSPFRINKFDHFLRPNWFIPAEASLKRVYIQRLIHELLKSLSHECASPPKNDFSHSPALPVNKENDDGIEIISEKESLDKSWKGSSLYSQSVQGMDMSVLDMPIYRPSHRVNSSGLGMTELLEQQSQRYDRGASLGQLGFSTSTIREEEGNEHLIHSIMGQTGHQPTDQVGDSHMNCSSRDFDQTISWNSDSSYQVEPEDLSSSSESHSCDDSSDTRILEFANGIQSIDPCSNENTDLSKENMNSPEGFASASSDMMETPAEDSQELAEKYGSHDQDDPSLSNPEHEVEGSQELVSISLSGVDDKLAVEDGKTEDDEVVAAADVDNLVVEDSESEDDEILMGADADNLAVEHSKSEDDEIVTGADRVVEDSPDKPRPAKRLRVSPSPDEEDRV comes from the exons ATGAAGCAATTAAtgcgtaataataataataataatcgagaCGATAaagatgtgtttgagtttgatgAAGATGAATTTCCTGATGGTTGTGATCATTGGTCGAAAATCCGTGCTAAATTTTCAAACCCTAATTCCAAGAATCACG ATGATATCCCAGCTGATGCTCTAGATTCAGCACATAAAGCTGGCCTCAAAGAATCAGAGGATCTCTATTCAATGTCAGACAGGGTTGTAAAACAGAGTTCTGGATTTATTGACTGCAATGCCGAACAGAAAGTTTCACCCTGTTGTAGGCAAATTAGAGATTCCACTCCACTTGAACTTTTCCCTAGAAATGGTCACGTTTGCACTATGATCCCAGACTCTCCATGCTGT GACGACCCGGTTTATTTTGGAGATTCTGATGAAAATGATGTGGTTCAGGAGAGTCCCTCTTCCACTCCTACTTCTGAGCTGGAAGAGGATAATG TTGCAGCTGTTGGACAAGCTCAGTGCCAATCAGTTGGCGGTTTGGAAATG GGTGTAATGGAAACTATAATTGTTCGCACCGATTATGTTACATACGGTGACAAATATTTTCCAGCATCCCTGATATTGTTCTCAAAAGATTCAGTAAAAATTAAGGCACGGACAGTGGAAGAGGAGTCAGCAGATTCTAGCTCTGACTGGAAAATTGATGATATTCTTAAAATCGAGACTCAGTGGAGTAGCACG ACTGTCGCAAAAGTGAGGATCCTACTGTTGGCAAATAACGATGTGCATGTAGAAATTGCAAATGGAACCTCAG GTAATGAATTGGTGGAATTTTTGGCTTCCAATTGGTCTGAGCATCAAGAGCAGATTATGTCATTGGATGTGAGATATAATGCTCTTTTGAGCATGGGGATTAA CATGCAAAATTGCAATGGAGATGTAGTTCCATATGAGGATTATGAGTATTCTTCTGATCCTTACATTCCCAA TTTCGAGGAGCCTTTCGAAGAAGTTGTCTATCCGAAAGGTGAAAGGGATGCTGTGTCTGTCAGAAAGAGTGATGTTGATCTATTGCTGCCCGACGTCTTCATTAATGATACAATTATTGACTTCTACATCAC GTACTTAAAGAATGGAATTCCTCATGAACGACGggataattttcatttttttagttGCTTCTTCTTCCGAAAGCTGGCCGATCTAGATAAAAACCCTTCCAGTGTTTTTGACGGCAAGGCTGCTTTTCAGCGCGTTCAACGGTGGACAaggaaaataaatatttttgagaAGGACTACATATTCATTCCAGTTAACTACAA TCTACACTGGAGTTTAATAATCTTATGTCATCCTGGTGAAGTTGCCAACTTCAATG ATGAAAACATTAATGAAGCTTTAAAGGTTCCATGTATATTGCATATGGATTCTATCAGAGGAAGTCACGCAGGGTTGAAGGATCATTTTCAGAG TTATCTATTGGAAGAGTGGAAAGAAAGGCAAAAGGAGACTTCCGAGGATGTCTATTTAAAATTTTTAGATCTACGGTTTCTTTCACTTGAG CTGCCACAGCAAGAGAATTACTCCGATTGTGGTCTCTTCTTACTTCATTATGCTGAACTTTTTATTAATGAAGCACCTCAGAACTTCAGTCCATTTCGAATCAACAAGTTTGACCATTTT CTAAGGCCGAACTGGTTTATCCCTGCCGAAGCATCTCTTAAGCGTGTCTATATCCAGAGGTTGATACATGAACTTCTGAAAAGTCTCTCCCATGAATGTGCTTCACCTCCTAAAAACGATTTCTCACATTCACCAGCATTGCCAGTAAATAAAGAAAATGACGATGGCATAGAAATTATATCTGAGAAAGAAAGCCTAGATAAATCTTGGAAGGGAAGTTCTTTGTATTCGCAATCAGTTCAGGGAATGGACATGAGTGTGCTTGATATGCCAATATATAGGCCGTCTCATCGTGTCAATAGCTCAGGATTGGGTATGACAGAGCTCCTTGAGCAGCAGAGTCAACGTTATGATCGAGGAGCATCCCTTGGGCAGCTAGGATTTTCTACGTCAACCATCAGG GAGGAAGAAGGCAATGAGCATCTCATTCATTCCATTATGGGCCAAACTGGACATCAGCCAACTGACCAAGTGGGAGATTCTCATATGAATTGTTCATCTAGAGATTTTGATCAAACAATTTCTTGGAACTCGGATTCGTCGTATCAAGTGGAACCCGAGGATCTTTCATCATCCTCGGAATCTCATTCTTGTGACGATTCTTCAGACACTAGGATACTTGAATTTGCCAATGGAATACAAAGTATAGATCCATGTTCAAATGAGAATACGGATCTATCAAAGGAAAATATGAATAGTCCAGAAGGCTTTGCTTCTGCCTCCAGTGATATGATGGAGACCCCAGCCGAAGACTCTCAAGAATTAGCCGAGAAGTATGGAAGCCACGATCAGGACGACCCATCTCTCTCCAACCCAGAACATGAGGTTGAGGGTTCACAAGAACTCGTATCTATTTCACTTTCAGGTGTCGACGATAAGTTGGCAGTTGAGGATGGTAAAACTGAGGATGATGAAGTTGTTGCAGCTGCTGACGTAGATAATTTGGTAGTCGAGGACAGTGAAAGTGAGGATGATGAAATTCTTATGGGTGCTGACGCAGATAATTTGGCAGTCGAGCACAGTAAAAGTGAGGATGATGAAATTGTTACGGGTGCTGACAGGGTAGTTGAGGATTCTCCAGATAAGCCAAGACCTGCAAAAAGATTGCGGGTTTCACCATCACCTGACGAGGAAGACCGTGTATGA
- the LOC141604819 gene encoding putative ubiquitin-like-specific protease 2A isoform X7: protein MKQLMRNNNNNNRDDKDVFEFDEDEFPDGCDHWSKIRAKFSNPNSKNHDVSEPVIQIKEVLTVTLDDNDHYCTDDIPADALDSAHKAGLKESEDLYSMSDRVVKQSSGFIDCNAEQKVSPCCRQIRDSTPLELFPRNGHVCTMIPDSPCCDDPVYFGDSDENDVVQESPSSTPTSELEEDNVAAVGQAQCQSVGGLEMGVMETIIVRTDYVTYGDKYFPASLILFSKDSVKIKARTVEEESADSSSDWKIDDILKIETQWSSTTVAKVRILLLANNDVHVEIANGTSGNELVEFLASNWSEHQEQIMSLDVRYNALLSMGINMQNCNGDVVPYEDYEYSSDPYIPNFEEPFEEVVYPKGERDAVSVRKSDVDLLLPDVFINDTIIDFYITYLKNGIPHERRDNFHFFSCFFFRKLADLDKNPSSVFDGKAAFQRVQRWTRKINIFEKDYIFIPVNYNLHWSLIILCHPGEVANFNDENINEALKVPCILHMDSIRGSHAGLKDHFQSYLLEEWKERQKETSEDVYLKFLDLRFLSLELPQQENYSDCGLFLLHYAELFINEAPQNFSPFRINKFDHFLRPNWFIPAEASLKRVYIQRLIHELLKSLSHECASPPKNDFSHSPALPVNKENDDGIEIISEKESLDKSWKGSSLYSQSVQGMDMSVLDMPIYRPSHRVNSSGLGMTELLEQQSQRYDRGASLGQLGFSTSTIREEEGNEHLIHSIMGQTGHQPTDQVGDSHMNCSSRDFDQTISWNSDSSYQVEPEDLSSSSESHSCDDSSDTRILEFANGIQSIDPCSNENTDLSKENMNSPEGFASASSDMMETPAEDSQELAEKYGSHDQDDPSLSNPEHEVEGSQELVSISLSGVDDKLAVEDGKTEDDEVVAAADVDNLVVEDSESEDDEILMGADADNLAVEHSKSEDDEIVTGADRVVEDSPDKPRPAKRLRVSPSPDEEDRV, encoded by the exons ATGAAGCAATTAAtgcgtaataataataataataatcgagaCGATAaagatgtgtttgagtttgatgAAGATGAATTTCCTGATGGTTGTGATCATTGGTCGAAAATCCGTGCTAAATTTTCAAACCCTAATTCCAAGAATCACG acGTATCTGAGCCTGTCATTCAGATCAAGGAAGTCCTAACGGTTACACTTGATGATAATGATCACTATTGCACAGATGATATCCCAGCTGATGCTCTAGATTCAGCACATAAAGCTGGCCTCAAAGAATCAGAGGATCTCTATTCAATGTCAGACAGGGTTGTAAAACAGAGTTCTGGATTTATTGACTGCAATGCCGAACAGAAAGTTTCACCCTGTTGTAGGCAAATTAGAGATTCCACTCCACTTGAACTTTTCCCTAGAAATGGTCACGTTTGCACTATGATCCCAGACTCTCCATGCTGT GACGACCCGGTTTATTTTGGAGATTCTGATGAAAATGATGTGGTTCAGGAGAGTCCCTCTTCCACTCCTACTTCTGAGCTGGAAGAGGATAATG TTGCAGCTGTTGGACAAGCTCAGTGCCAATCAGTTGGCGGTTTGGAAATG GGTGTAATGGAAACTATAATTGTTCGCACCGATTATGTTACATACGGTGACAAATATTTTCCAGCATCCCTGATATTGTTCTCAAAAGATTCAGTAAAAATTAAGGCACGGACAGTGGAAGAGGAGTCAGCAGATTCTAGCTCTGACTGGAAAATTGATGATATTCTTAAAATCGAGACTCAGTGGAGTAGCACG ACTGTCGCAAAAGTGAGGATCCTACTGTTGGCAAATAACGATGTGCATGTAGAAATTGCAAATGGAACCTCAG GTAATGAATTGGTGGAATTTTTGGCTTCCAATTGGTCTGAGCATCAAGAGCAGATTATGTCATTGGATGTGAGATATAATGCTCTTTTGAGCATGGGGATTAA CATGCAAAATTGCAATGGAGATGTAGTTCCATATGAGGATTATGAGTATTCTTCTGATCCTTACATTCCCAA TTTCGAGGAGCCTTTCGAAGAAGTTGTCTATCCGAAAGGTGAAAGGGATGCTGTGTCTGTCAGAAAGAGTGATGTTGATCTATTGCTGCCCGACGTCTTCATTAATGATACAATTATTGACTTCTACATCAC GTACTTAAAGAATGGAATTCCTCATGAACGACGggataattttcatttttttagttGCTTCTTCTTCCGAAAGCTGGCCGATCTAGATAAAAACCCTTCCAGTGTTTTTGACGGCAAGGCTGCTTTTCAGCGCGTTCAACGGTGGACAaggaaaataaatatttttgagaAGGACTACATATTCATTCCAGTTAACTACAA TCTACACTGGAGTTTAATAATCTTATGTCATCCTGGTGAAGTTGCCAACTTCAATG ATGAAAACATTAATGAAGCTTTAAAGGTTCCATGTATATTGCATATGGATTCTATCAGAGGAAGTCACGCAGGGTTGAAGGATCATTTTCAGAG TTATCTATTGGAAGAGTGGAAAGAAAGGCAAAAGGAGACTTCCGAGGATGTCTATTTAAAATTTTTAGATCTACGGTTTCTTTCACTTGAG CTGCCACAGCAAGAGAATTACTCCGATTGTGGTCTCTTCTTACTTCATTATGCTGAACTTTTTATTAATGAAGCACCTCAGAACTTCAGTCCATTTCGAATCAACAAGTTTGACCATTTT CTAAGGCCGAACTGGTTTATCCCTGCCGAAGCATCTCTTAAGCGTGTCTATATCCAGAGGTTGATACATGAACTTCTGAAAAGTCTCTCCCATGAATGTGCTTCACCTCCTAAAAACGATTTCTCACATTCACCAGCATTGCCAGTAAATAAAGAAAATGACGATGGCATAGAAATTATATCTGAGAAAGAAAGCCTAGATAAATCTTGGAAGGGAAGTTCTTTGTATTCGCAATCAGTTCAGGGAATGGACATGAGTGTGCTTGATATGCCAATATATAGGCCGTCTCATCGTGTCAATAGCTCAGGATTGGGTATGACAGAGCTCCTTGAGCAGCAGAGTCAACGTTATGATCGAGGAGCATCCCTTGGGCAGCTAGGATTTTCTACGTCAACCATCAGG GAGGAAGAAGGCAATGAGCATCTCATTCATTCCATTATGGGCCAAACTGGACATCAGCCAACTGACCAAGTGGGAGATTCTCATATGAATTGTTCATCTAGAGATTTTGATCAAACAATTTCTTGGAACTCGGATTCGTCGTATCAAGTGGAACCCGAGGATCTTTCATCATCCTCGGAATCTCATTCTTGTGACGATTCTTCAGACACTAGGATACTTGAATTTGCCAATGGAATACAAAGTATAGATCCATGTTCAAATGAGAATACGGATCTATCAAAGGAAAATATGAATAGTCCAGAAGGCTTTGCTTCTGCCTCCAGTGATATGATGGAGACCCCAGCCGAAGACTCTCAAGAATTAGCCGAGAAGTATGGAAGCCACGATCAGGACGACCCATCTCTCTCCAACCCAGAACATGAGGTTGAGGGTTCACAAGAACTCGTATCTATTTCACTTTCAGGTGTCGACGATAAGTTGGCAGTTGAGGATGGTAAAACTGAGGATGATGAAGTTGTTGCAGCTGCTGACGTAGATAATTTGGTAGTCGAGGACAGTGAAAGTGAGGATGATGAAATTCTTATGGGTGCTGACGCAGATAATTTGGCAGTCGAGCACAGTAAAAGTGAGGATGATGAAATTGTTACGGGTGCTGACAGGGTAGTTGAGGATTCTCCAGATAAGCCAAGACCTGCAAAAAGATTGCGGGTTTCACCATCACCTGACGAGGAAGACCGTGTATGA